Below is a window of Dictyostelium discoideum AX4 chromosome 1 chromosome, whole genome shotgun sequence DNA.
ttaaagtttagtgataataaataaataaataaataaataaataaataaataaataaatatacatACTTCTTTATAAAGGCTTTTAGCATGTTTCATAATTAAATCACcaagttttttaattgtaacaAATTGAATATCAGGatctaaataaattttttgagaGAGTAATAAAACATTTGCAATTGAAATCAATGGACATGGTCCATTCTCATTTTGAAGGATAATTGAAACTTCTTTCTTAAGGTAAGTGATTCTCTTTACTCTATATCTATTTTCAGTTGGTCCAATTGGTTCGTCATCGATAAGTTGAACACTTAATTTAAATACCAATGACTCGTAATCTTTGCCATTATCCCAATATGATGCACCTTCGTCACCTTCTATATGGAAccataaattattttcataaacTCCAAtcactttttattattttaattattttaattaaaaaaataaaaaaataaaaaaataaaaaaattaaaagaaaaaaaaaaaaaaaaaaaaatgaagttAGTAATGAcataacattttttaataaacattaacactataataaaattgatgtaATTACCTGTTCCAGCACCTTTTGGTGTCATTACTCTTGATCCTGCAAAAAAACCATACCTTTCACATGAGGGTCTTGAAACATCAAAATCGATCAATTTTCCatcttttgatttatattgAAAAGTATCTGccataatttaatatatctgtttattattgtattaaaaagttgttgttgtgtagTGGTGGGGATGAGACAGGGGTTGtgtggataaaaaaaaaaaaaaaaaaaaaaaaaaaaattaaaaaaaaaaaaaaaaaaaaaataataaattttttaaaataacaaataaaaaaataaaaaaagttgaatGAGTTTtctctaaatttaaatttggtgataTATAAAgggaatattattattattaatctttatatttttgagtatccaattttgaaaaaaaaaaaaaaaaaaaaaaaaaaaaaaaaaaaaaaaaaaaaattaaaaaattaaaaaattaaaaaattaaaaaaaaaagtttttttaaattaaaaatttaaaaaaaaaaataaaataaaaaaaaattaaaaaaaaatttttgtcaacaaattgaaactataattttaataaaaaaaaaaaaaaaaattgatatggGTTATTAAaatccaatttttaaaattgatccTGTTTGaggaataattaaaaaattggaagTTCACCAAATTAATATGTCacaaatagaaaaaataaaaaattaataaaaaaaaaaaaataaaataaaaataaaaataaaaaaaatggaaaaaaaaaaaaaaaaaatttaaaatttttttttattttttttttttttttttttaatatttttgtcaacttcatcaaaaaattttttaaattaaattttttttttttttattttttattttttatttttttttttttttcataaaatatttgtagttaattaaataacatatataaatttattaaacttAGATTAATTAGGTGTAATAGtttataatagtaacaatatataaaaaatcacacttgtaaataataataataaataaatcaatcaatcaatcaatcaatcaaaaaacacttttaatatttaaaagtagcacatatatatatatactcaAAAATGTCGATTATGGCTTATAATGGTGGTGCTTGCATCGTAATGGTTGGAAAGAATTGTGTTGCAATTGCATCAGATTTAAGATTTGGtattcaacaacaaactatttcaaatgatttccCAAAAGTTTATagaattaatgataaatgtTTTGTTGGTATTTCTGGTTTAGTCACTGATGCACAAACTTTGTATgtattcaataaataataaataataataataataataataataatagtttattaaatgaataaaataactaatatatatatatattttttttttttttttttttttttttttttattataataattataattattattatttatttttttatatatagatATCAAAAACTTGTATTTAGACATAACTTATATAAACTTAGAGAAGAGAGAGATATGTCACCAAGAGTTGTTTCAAATTTACTCACAAATATGTTATATGAAAAAAGATTTGGACCATACTTTACTGAACCTTTAATTTGTGGTTTGGAAGGTCCAGATAATACACCTTTCATTAGTGGTATGGATCTCATTGGTGCTAGCGTTGCAACTGATGATTTTTTAGTTGTTGGTACTATGACTCCTGCAATGTATGGTGTTTGTGAAACTTTATACAAAAAAGATATggtatgttatttttttatttttttattttat
It encodes the following:
- the psmB3 gene encoding 20S proteasome subunit beta-3, whose product is MSIMAYNGGACIVMVGKNCVAIASDLRFGIQQQTISNDFPKVYRINDKCFVGISGLVTDAQTLYQKLVFRHNLYKLREERDMSPRVVSNLLTNMLYEKRFGPYFTEPLICGLEGPDNTPFISGMDLIGASVATDDFLVVGTMTPAMYGVCETLYKKDMNEDDLFETISQCMLASLDRDALSGWGAIVHVITPTQVITKKLLGRQD